In Candidatus Liberimonas magnetica, one DNA window encodes the following:
- a CDS encoding cephalosporin hydroxylase family protein, whose protein sequence is MIRAAKHKFTYNFDWLGRPIIQHPEDTMALQEIIWKIKPDLIIETGIAHGGSLIFSASMLELIGGNGKVLGIDIDIRKHNRVEIEKHKMFKRITMIQGSSVADDIIRKVRKFAKGKKRVLVCLDSMHTHEHVLKELQLYSPLVKKGSYLIVFDTNVEDMPKRFFPDRPWDKGNNPKTAVWEFLKTNDRFEIDKEIENKLLITEAPDGFLKCIKE, encoded by the coding sequence ATGATAAGAGCGGCAAAACATAAGTTTACTTACAATTTTGACTGGCTTGGTAGGCCAATAATTCAACATCCAGAAGACACTATGGCATTACAGGAAATAATATGGAAAATAAAGCCAGACTTAATTATTGAAACAGGTATTGCGCATGGTGGTTCATTGATATTTTCTGCTTCCATGCTTGAATTAATCGGCGGTAATGGAAAAGTCCTGGGAATAGATATAGACATTCGAAAACACAATAGAGTCGAGATAGAAAAACATAAGATGTTTAAACGAATTACAATGATCCAAGGTTCTTCAGTCGCTGATGATATAATCAGGAAGGTTAGAAAATTCGCTAAAGGCAAAAAACGTGTGCTTGTATGCTTAGATTCAATGCACACGCATGAACATGTATTAAAAGAATTGCAACTATATTCACCTTTAGTTAAAAAAGGGAGTTACCTGATAGTCTTTGATACAAATGTTGAAGACATGCCCAAAAGATTTTTCCCGGACCGCCCATGGGATAAAGGTAATAACCCAAAGACAGCTGTTTGGGAATTCCTAAAAACAAATGACAGGTTTGAGATTGACAAGGAAATAGAAAATAAACTGCTTATAACAGAAGCTCCTGACGGCTTCTTGAAATGCATAAAGGAGTGA
- a CDS encoding class I SAM-dependent methyltransferase, with product MARCRICDNELNVPFLSLGNSPLSNAFLKKDDLNKMEAYYPLDVYVCEKCYLVQIEEFETAKNIFSSEYAYFSSYSNIWLEHCKNYEEMMVNRFSFNKSSLVVEIASNDGYLLQYFRQHSIPVRGVEPASNTADVAIKKGIPTDITFFDTSYAEKMKEAGKLADLIIGNNVLAHNPKLNDFVQGLEIALKSDGVITMEFPHLLRMIEENQFDTIYHEHFSYLSFHTVNKLFESHGFELFDVDEIPTHGGSLRIYSKHKKDKSKIVTDNVAKLLMKEKSFGLLDLKTYYGYGKKVEETKRKLLRCLIQLKNDKKKIVGYGAPAKGNTLLNYCGIRADFLDYTVDRSPHKQNKYLPGTHIPIRHPDKIKEDKPDYILILPWNIKDEIMEQMSFIKDWGGKFIVPIPEVKVYK from the coding sequence ATGGCTAGATGCAGAATCTGCGATAATGAATTAAACGTCCCTTTTTTATCTCTTGGAAACTCTCCTCTTTCCAATGCATTTCTTAAAAAAGATGATTTAAATAAAATGGAAGCGTATTATCCTTTAGATGTCTATGTCTGCGAAAAATGTTATTTGGTTCAGATAGAAGAATTTGAAACTGCAAAAAATATATTTTCATCCGAATACGCTTATTTCTCGTCCTATTCCAATATCTGGCTAGAGCATTGCAAAAATTATGAAGAAATGATGGTCAACCGGTTTAGTTTTAACAAGAGCTCGCTTGTAGTAGAAATCGCAAGTAATGACGGTTACCTGTTACAATATTTCAGACAGCACAGCATTCCTGTGCGTGGGGTAGAACCTGCATCAAACACTGCCGATGTCGCAATAAAAAAGGGGATTCCTACTGATATTACATTTTTTGATACCTCGTACGCAGAAAAAATGAAAGAAGCAGGTAAATTGGCAGATTTAATTATTGGAAACAATGTTTTAGCACATAATCCCAAACTAAATGATTTTGTTCAAGGGCTTGAAATTGCATTAAAATCCGACGGTGTTATTACAATGGAATTTCCGCATTTGCTCAGGATGATAGAAGAGAATCAGTTTGACACCATATATCACGAACATTTTTCGTATTTGTCTTTTCACACAGTTAATAAATTGTTCGAATCCCATGGTTTTGAACTTTTTGATGTTGATGAAATTCCTACCCATGGCGGTTCGCTGCGTATTTACAGCAAACATAAAAAAGATAAATCAAAAATAGTTACGGATAATGTTGCTAAATTGTTAATGAAAGAGAAATCTTTCGGCTTATTGGATTTAAAGACGTATTATGGTTACGGAAAAAAAGTTGAAGAAACAAAAAGAAAATTGCTACGGTGTTTAATTCAATTAAAAAATGATAAAAAGAAAATTGTCGGGTATGGCGCACCAGCCAAAGGTAATACTCTTCTAAACTATTGCGGTATCAGGGCAGATTTTCTTGATTACACTGTAGATCGCAGCCCCCATAAACAGAACAAATATTTACCTGGAACCCATATACCGATAAGGCACCCGGATAAAATAAAGGAAGACAAACCGGATTATATTTTAATTTTGCCATGGAATATTAAAGATGAAATTATGGAGCAAATGTCTTTTATCAAGGATTGGGGTGGGAAATTTATAGTTCCTATACCCGAAGTGAAGGTTTATAAATGA
- the rfbF gene encoding glucose-1-phosphate cytidylyltransferase, whose product MKVVILCGGLGTRLREETEFRPKPMVNIGHHPILWHIMKIYAHYGHKDFILSLGYKGEMIKEYFYHYELMNNDLTLELGHPEKSFIHQSGKEKGWRITLADTGEKALKGARLKKVEKYIDTDEFMMTYGDGVADVDINKLLAFHRSHGKLATLTGINPASRFGELKIDGNNVKAFNEKPKNSSEFVNGGFFVFKKGIFKYLSSDDKCDLEIGPLEKVARDGQLRVYKHTGYWACMDTLRDVDYLNKLWAENNAFWKVWK is encoded by the coding sequence ATGAAAGTTGTAATTCTATGCGGTGGATTAGGGACTCGTCTTCGGGAAGAAACTGAATTTCGTCCAAAACCGATGGTGAACATCGGCCATCATCCTATACTCTGGCACATCATGAAGATTTATGCCCACTACGGACATAAGGACTTCATACTTAGCCTGGGTTATAAGGGTGAAATGATTAAGGAGTATTTTTATCATTATGAACTGATGAACAATGATTTAACCCTCGAACTCGGGCATCCGGAAAAATCTTTTATCCACCAATCAGGCAAGGAAAAAGGCTGGCGTATCACTCTGGCTGATACAGGGGAAAAGGCGCTTAAAGGAGCTCGCCTTAAAAAGGTGGAAAAATATATAGATACCGATGAATTTATGATGACATACGGGGATGGAGTAGCAGATGTGGATATCAATAAACTTTTGGCTTTTCACCGCAGCCATGGGAAGTTAGCAACTTTAACAGGGATCAATCCTGCTTCGCGCTTTGGAGAGCTGAAAATTGACGGCAACAATGTAAAAGCGTTCAATGAAAAACCTAAAAACAGTTCAGAATTTGTAAATGGAGGATTTTTTGTTTTTAAAAAAGGTATATTTAAATACTTATCATCAGATGATAAGTGTGACTTGGAAATAGGCCCCTTAGAAAAGGTCGCCCGTGACGGGCAACTGAGGGTTTATAAACACACTGGTTACTGGGCATGCATGGACACCTTAAGGGATGTGGATTATTTAAATAAGTTATGGGCTGAAAATAATGCATTTTGGAAGGTATGGAAATGA
- the rfbG gene encoding CDP-glucose 4,6-dehydratase encodes MNNIFNNIYKNRTVLVTGDTGFKGSWLTIWLLSLGANVVGFALPPKTKNDNYVICGLNKKITHIDGDIRDYQILSKVFSRYRPDVVFHLAAQPLVLDSYKDPLYTFQANVLGTANLLESVRHTKSVKAVVNITSDKCYENHEWIYGYREIDPMGGKDPYSASKGAAEIITSSYMRSFFYQEHTSNIASVRAGNVIGGGDWANNRIFPDCMRALLKNKPVIVRNPESVRPWQHVLEPLSGYIALGSLLYTDKKKYSGAWNFGPLSKNMVSVRQFVEEIIRQWGSGKYIIEKKTSTNSEAGLLNLDISKALSKLNWYPVLDFKQAVKFSIDEYKIDGLNTKEVFSQRIDNINKYLEFRNKTNG; translated from the coding sequence ATGAATAATATATTTAATAACATCTATAAAAATAGAACAGTCTTGGTTACCGGAGATACCGGTTTTAAAGGCTCCTGGCTTACAATATGGCTGCTGAGTCTTGGTGCAAATGTTGTGGGTTTTGCGCTTCCGCCAAAAACCAAAAACGATAATTATGTGATTTGCGGGTTAAATAAGAAAATAACTCATATTGATGGAGATATTAGAGATTACCAGATACTATCAAAAGTTTTTTCAAGATATAGGCCCGATGTAGTATTTCACCTTGCCGCACAACCATTAGTGTTAGATTCATATAAAGACCCTCTTTACACCTTTCAAGCCAATGTATTAGGTACTGCAAATCTCCTTGAGTCTGTGAGACATACGAAATCGGTGAAAGCCGTTGTCAATATAACAAGCGATAAATGTTATGAGAACCATGAGTGGATATATGGTTACCGCGAAATAGATCCGATGGGCGGAAAAGACCCATATAGTGCATCAAAAGGTGCAGCTGAGATAATTACTTCTTCTTATATGCGTTCATTTTTTTATCAGGAACATACCTCTAATATTGCATCCGTAAGAGCAGGAAATGTGATAGGCGGCGGAGATTGGGCAAATAACAGGATATTTCCTGATTGTATGCGTGCTTTACTAAAGAATAAACCGGTCATTGTCAGAAATCCGGAATCTGTACGCCCCTGGCAGCATGTTTTAGAACCGCTAAGCGGATACATTGCACTTGGTTCGCTTTTATACACCGATAAAAAAAAATATTCAGGTGCATGGAATTTTGGCCCTTTGTCCAAAAATATGGTTTCCGTTAGGCAATTTGTTGAAGAAATTATCAGGCAGTGGGGAAGTGGTAAATACATTATTGAGAAAAAGACAAGTACTAACTCTGAAGCAGGTCTTTTAAATCTTGATATATCAAAAGCTTTAAGTAAATTGAATTGGTATCCTGTCTTAGATTTCAAGCAAGCAGTTAAATTCTCGATAGATGAATATAAGATTGACGGGTTAAATACTAAAGAAGTTTTTAGTCAGCGGATTGATAATATAAATAAATATTTAGAATTTAGGAATAAAACCAATGGCTAG
- the rfbC gene encoding dTDP-4-dehydrorhamnose 3,5-epimerase gives MKFVETKLEGAYIIELEPIENERGFFARSFCRKEFKEHGLNFPIVQCNISFNKKKGTLRGMHYQKAPYREAKLVSCIKGKVYDVIIDLRPESKTFHKWYAIELSADSSKTTAPYRMLYIPKGFAHGFQTLTDNCYMQYFMSEYYSSKHASGVRWDDPAFAIHWPIKKPTVISQKDKNWPLINNKNY, from the coding sequence ATGAAGTTCGTCGAAACTAAGTTGGAAGGGGCTTATATTATTGAATTAGAACCTATTGAAAATGAAAGAGGTTTTTTTGCCCGCAGTTTTTGCCGAAAAGAGTTCAAAGAACATGGTTTAAATTTCCCTATTGTCCAGTGCAATATCTCTTTTAATAAAAAGAAAGGGACACTACGTGGAATGCATTATCAGAAAGCTCCATATAGGGAAGCAAAGCTTGTTAGTTGCATAAAGGGGAAAGTATACGATGTAATTATAGACCTTAGACCGGAGTCCAAAACATTTCATAAATGGTACGCCATAGAATTGTCTGCTGACAGCTCAAAAACAACTGCTCCGTACAGAATGCTTTATATACCTAAAGGCTTTGCGCATGGGTTTCAAACCCTGACAGATAACTGTTATATGCAGTATTTTATGTCTGAATATTACTCTTCTAAACACGCTTCAGGAGTCAGGTGGGATGATCCTGCTTTTGCTATCCATTGGCCCATAAAGAAACCAACAGTGATTTCCCAAAAAGACAAAAATTGGCCGTTAATAAATAATAAGAATTATTAG